One Novosphingobium sp. EMRT-2 DNA segment encodes these proteins:
- a CDS encoding sugar transferase, translating to MEEVQAWHVMPSAESSSHRSSSKAMLRLRMYLMMLLGDIIAISAGFLLASNLHIFHEDNGQGLDQMALLVPLFVPIALLMRAYSPAIMHERWTSIGRATNAFAMSTAVIMLVAFFLKASEGWSRSTFVAGVLLSGLFIAVLRYLFVRHSSALVGGEPYEVVVVYDGVPAPAVSSASCTILVESGEVFNPSRLSPATYDRFAEVIQYADRVVVQCPPERRQIWALTLKGANVQGEVIAPEMTELSPIGVARQDGTPTLIVSRGPLGLKDRIIKRLFDIAVAGSVLFLLAPLLVIVALVIYLQDRGPVFFVQTRVGRSNRLFHILKFRSMYVGRSDAVGSRSASRDDDRITPFGRFIRATSIDEMPQLINVLKGDMSIVGPRPHALGSTAENLLFWHIDERYWHRHAIKPGLTGLAQVRGYRGATHRKSDLVNRLQSDLEYLDKWTIWRDVLILIRTFGVVLHKNAY from the coding sequence ATGGAGGAAGTGCAAGCCTGGCACGTGATGCCGTCTGCCGAATCGAGCAGTCACCGATCATCCTCCAAAGCCATGTTGCGCCTGCGCATGTATCTGATGATGTTGCTGGGCGACATCATCGCCATTTCGGCGGGCTTCCTGCTCGCCAGCAACCTGCACATCTTTCACGAAGACAACGGGCAGGGTCTCGATCAGATGGCCCTTCTCGTTCCGCTTTTCGTCCCGATCGCGTTGCTGATGCGTGCTTACTCCCCGGCGATCATGCACGAACGCTGGACCAGCATCGGTCGCGCCACCAATGCATTCGCGATGTCCACCGCGGTGATCATGCTGGTCGCCTTTTTCCTCAAGGCCAGCGAGGGCTGGTCGCGCTCCACGTTCGTCGCCGGCGTACTGCTCTCGGGCCTGTTCATCGCCGTCCTGCGCTATCTGTTCGTGCGCCATTCAAGCGCGCTGGTAGGTGGCGAGCCTTATGAAGTCGTGGTTGTCTATGACGGGGTTCCCGCCCCTGCGGTTTCCTCGGCCAGTTGCACGATCCTTGTGGAATCCGGCGAAGTATTCAATCCTTCCCGGCTGAGCCCGGCCACGTATGATCGCTTCGCCGAAGTCATTCAGTACGCCGATCGCGTGGTCGTCCAGTGCCCGCCCGAACGCCGCCAGATATGGGCGCTAACGCTCAAGGGCGCCAACGTGCAGGGCGAAGTCATCGCGCCGGAAATGACCGAACTGTCACCGATCGGCGTGGCGCGGCAGGACGGCACGCCCACGCTGATCGTTTCACGTGGGCCGCTGGGCCTGAAGGATCGTATCATCAAGCGGCTGTTCGACATTGCCGTGGCAGGATCCGTGCTGTTCCTTCTGGCGCCTTTGCTGGTGATCGTCGCCCTGGTGATCTACCTGCAGGATCGGGGACCGGTGTTCTTCGTGCAGACGCGCGTCGGCCGCTCGAACCGGCTGTTCCACATCCTCAAGTTCCGGAGCATGTATGTCGGTCGCTCGGATGCCGTCGGCAGCCGCTCCGCCAGCCGGGATGACGATCGCATCACCCCGTTCGGCCGCTTCATTCGCGCCACCAGCATTGACGAGATGCCACAGCTCATCAACGTGCTGAAAGGCGATATGAGCATCGTCGGCCCGCGTCCGCATGCCTTGGGCTCAACCGCTGAAAACCTGCTGTTCTGGCACATCGACGAACGCTACTGGCACCGTCACGCGATCAAGCCGGGCCTGACCGGACTGGCCCAGGTGCGCGGCTATCGCGGCGCCACGCACCGCAAGTCAGATCTCGTAAATCGCCTTCAGTCCGATCTCGAATACCTCGATAAGTGGACAATCTGGCGCGATGTGCTGATCCTGATCCGCACGTTCGGCGTGGTGTTGCACAAGAACGCTTACTGA
- a CDS encoding UDP-glucose/GDP-mannose dehydrogenase family protein, which produces MRITMIGSGYVGLVSGACFADFGHDVVCVDKDIAKIEALRNGEIPIFEPGLDQLVASNVRAGRLSFTTDLVDATRDSDAVFIAVGTPSRRGDGHADLSYVYAAAEEVAHALNGFTVVVDKSTVPVGTGDEVERIIREANPNADFAVVSNPEFLREGAAISDFKRPDRVVIGGDDARALEVMREIYRPLAIGRSPVIEMSRRGAELTKYAGNAFLATKITFINEIADLCEKVGADVQDVARGIGLDNRIGSKFLHAGPGYGGSCFPKDTLALLKTAQDFEAPQRIVEAVVAVNDNRKRAMGRKVVHALGGDARGKTVAILGLTFKPNTDDMRDSPAIAIIQSLQDAGAHVCAHDPEGTEQAKKVLNNISYFDGPYDTMENADALVIVTEWDAFRALDLARARELLKAPVLVDLRNIYAREAAEAAGFTYYGIGR; this is translated from the coding sequence ATGCGCATAACGATGATCGGCTCTGGCTATGTGGGTCTGGTTTCCGGCGCCTGTTTCGCCGACTTCGGCCACGACGTCGTTTGCGTCGACAAGGACATCGCCAAGATCGAGGCGCTGCGCAACGGCGAGATTCCGATCTTCGAGCCCGGCCTTGACCAGCTTGTCGCCAGCAATGTCCGCGCCGGGCGGCTGTCCTTCACCACCGACCTTGTCGATGCGACGCGCGATTCCGACGCCGTGTTCATCGCCGTCGGCACCCCGTCGCGCCGTGGCGATGGCCATGCGGACTTGTCCTACGTCTATGCCGCCGCAGAGGAAGTGGCCCACGCCCTGAACGGCTTTACCGTTGTGGTCGACAAGTCGACCGTGCCGGTGGGCACCGGAGACGAGGTCGAACGGATCATCCGTGAAGCCAATCCCAATGCGGACTTCGCCGTGGTCTCCAATCCGGAATTCCTGCGCGAAGGTGCGGCGATCAGCGATTTCAAGCGCCCGGACCGCGTGGTGATCGGCGGCGATGATGCGCGCGCGCTGGAAGTGATGCGGGAAATCTACCGGCCGCTGGCCATCGGCCGATCGCCGGTGATCGAGATGAGCCGGCGCGGCGCAGAGCTGACCAAATACGCGGGCAATGCATTTCTCGCCACCAAGATCACCTTCATCAACGAAATCGCCGATTTGTGCGAAAAGGTTGGCGCGGACGTGCAGGATGTGGCGCGCGGAATTGGGCTGGATAACCGTATCGGTTCCAAGTTCCTGCACGCCGGGCCTGGATACGGCGGCAGTTGCTTCCCCAAGGACACCCTGGCCCTTCTCAAGACCGCGCAGGATTTCGAAGCACCGCAACGCATCGTTGAAGCGGTGGTGGCGGTCAACGACAATCGCAAGCGCGCAATGGGCCGCAAGGTGGTCCACGCGCTTGGCGGCGATGCCCGCGGCAAGACGGTTGCGATCCTGGGCCTGACATTCAAGCCCAATACCGATGACATGCGCGATTCCCCGGCCATCGCCATCATCCAGAGCCTGCAGGATGCGGGCGCGCATGTTTGCGCTCATGATCCCGAAGGCACCGAGCAGGCGAAGAAAGTGCTGAACAACATCAGCTATTTCGACGGACCTTACGACACGATGGAAAATGCCGATGCGCTGGTGATCGTGACCGAATGGGACGCTTTCCGAGCGCTCGACCTGGCACGCGCCAGGGAGTTGCTGAAGGCTCCTGTCCTCGTCGATCTGCGGAACATCTACGCCCGCGAGGCGGCGGAAGCGGCCGGCTTCACCTACTACGGAATCGGCCGCTGA
- a CDS encoding metallophosphoesterase family protein, producing the protein MDSEQAIPRAEREADSMGFLFRRRPRLPATAKGDRVYAIGDVHGRLDLLTELLDRVSAHQRGASGKRCHLVLVGDLVDRGPDSAPVVEHVYNLQKTTGNVVVLQGNHEDMMMAVYGGDGRVLRPWIRSGGDETLRSYGLAVPEADADPADTIAAMRERIPAHLMEWMGRLPLSARSGDYFFCHAGIRPGVPLARQGRNDLLWIREGFLDDATDHGVVVVHGHSITASVDWADNRIGIDTGAYRTGTLTALVLDGEDREIITAGM; encoded by the coding sequence GTGGACAGCGAACAGGCAATTCCGCGGGCAGAAAGAGAGGCAGACAGCATGGGATTTCTCTTTCGCCGCCGCCCCAGGCTTCCGGCAACGGCCAAGGGTGACCGCGTCTATGCGATCGGTGACGTCCACGGCCGTCTCGATTTGCTGACCGAGCTGCTGGACCGGGTCAGCGCGCATCAGCGTGGTGCATCGGGCAAGCGATGCCATCTGGTACTGGTCGGCGATCTGGTGGATCGGGGGCCGGATTCCGCGCCGGTTGTCGAGCATGTGTACAATCTGCAGAAGACGACCGGAAACGTGGTCGTGCTTCAGGGCAACCACGAAGACATGATGATGGCCGTCTATGGCGGCGACGGTCGTGTCTTGCGGCCCTGGATACGTTCCGGCGGGGATGAGACGCTCCGCAGCTATGGCCTTGCCGTGCCAGAGGCGGATGCCGACCCGGCAGATACCATTGCCGCCATGCGCGAGCGCATTCCCGCGCATTTGATGGAATGGATGGGGCGTCTGCCGCTGTCAGCGCGGTCGGGCGATTACTTCTTCTGTCATGCGGGTATTCGCCCCGGCGTGCCGCTGGCGCGGCAAGGCCGCAACGACCTGCTGTGGATTCGCGAGGGATTTCTGGATGATGCCACCGATCATGGCGTGGTGGTCGTGCACGGGCACAGCATCACCGCGTCGGTTGATTGGGCGGACAATCGAATCGGTATCGATACCGGCGCATACAGGACCGGAACGCTGACGGCGCTGGTGCTTGACGGGGAAGACCGCGAAATCATCACCGCCGGAATGTAA
- a CDS encoding class I SAM-dependent methyltransferase has translation MIETSSSRWQDDLVCPRCRTSLRHTPDGGLQCGNCALASVPFPVVGGKPVLVDFSNSILDRDAVLASAAASPIRRGGWRALLTRAVNGTNRIAPRIAQAMLARLAMPGTHRARVLVVGGGAIGAGAEALYAAADIDLIGFDIYASQTTDFVADAHAIPFADGSIDAVWIQAVLEHVADPGRVVAEIVRVLRPGGLVFADTPFLWPVHEQAYDFTRWSPSGHRWLFRDFAVIAAGTSSGPGTASLLALRYLAAALTRSNKLGQLLTLPLVWLRLLDRWCAPRRSLDAAAGLFFFGCKTDRPLDLKGLVRFYDEQLPLEAAARSGNIAQTKVEGTASTPPG, from the coding sequence GTGATCGAGACATCGTCGAGCCGCTGGCAGGATGATCTGGTTTGTCCACGCTGCCGCACCAGCTTGCGCCATACGCCCGATGGCGGCTTGCAATGCGGCAACTGCGCGCTCGCAAGCGTGCCATTCCCGGTGGTGGGCGGCAAGCCGGTGCTGGTCGATTTCTCCAACAGTATTCTTGATCGGGACGCGGTACTCGCCAGCGCCGCCGCCAGTCCGATCCGGCGGGGCGGATGGCGCGCCCTGCTGACCCGTGCGGTGAACGGTACTAATCGCATCGCGCCCCGCATCGCGCAGGCAATGCTGGCAAGGCTGGCGATGCCGGGCACGCATCGCGCCCGCGTACTGGTGGTGGGCGGCGGCGCGATTGGCGCGGGGGCGGAGGCACTCTACGCAGCGGCAGACATCGATCTGATCGGCTTTGACATCTATGCCTCGCAAACAACCGATTTTGTGGCCGATGCTCACGCAATTCCGTTCGCCGATGGCAGCATCGACGCCGTATGGATACAGGCCGTGCTTGAACACGTCGCCGATCCCGGGCGGGTCGTGGCGGAGATCGTCCGCGTTCTGCGGCCCGGCGGGCTGGTCTTCGCCGATACGCCGTTCCTCTGGCCGGTGCACGAGCAAGCCTATGATTTTACGCGCTGGTCGCCCAGCGGCCATCGCTGGCTGTTCCGCGATTTTGCAGTGATTGCGGCCGGGACGTCCTCCGGACCCGGCACCGCCAGCCTTCTCGCCCTGCGCTATCTCGCGGCTGCGCTCACACGCAGCAACAAGTTGGGGCAATTGCTGACGCTTCCGCTCGTCTGGCTCCGCCTGCTCGACCGGTGGTGCGCGCCGCGCCGCAGCCTGGACGCGGCGGCGGGACTGTTCTTCTTCGGTTGCAAGACCGACCGGCCACTCGATCTCAAGGGGCTGGTACGGTTCTACGACGAGCAACTGCCGCTGGAAGCCGCCGCCCGCAGCGGCAACATCGCACAGACCAAGGTGGAAGGTACGGCTTCAACGCCGCCAGGATAG
- a CDS encoding metallophosphoesterase family protein, translated as MASVTAGQRARPATDRGERIYAIGDVHGCYELLVALLARLDEHDAGLPAARSQHMLLLGDLIDRGPDSAKVLGFLYDLTRETDQVLVLQGNHEQLMLRALDGEPGMLKAWMRVGGKQTLQSFGITPPDPDEDVDIAGYTAMLNRSFPRPWIDWLRALPLRARSGDYFFCHAGVRPGVALNRQTATDLLWIRGEFLSDLGDHGAVIVHGHSVHTEPEVRHNRIGIDTGAYRTGILSAVYLEGTQRGIITTDSLIRAA; from the coding sequence ATGGCAAGCGTGACGGCAGGGCAGCGCGCCCGCCCGGCGACGGATCGTGGGGAACGCATCTACGCGATCGGCGACGTGCATGGCTGCTATGAACTGCTGGTTGCCCTGCTGGCGCGGCTGGACGAACACGATGCGGGGCTGCCCGCCGCGCGGTCGCAGCACATGCTGCTGCTGGGCGACCTGATCGATCGCGGGCCGGATTCGGCCAAGGTGCTGGGCTTTCTGTATGATCTGACGCGCGAGACCGATCAGGTCCTGGTGCTGCAGGGCAACCACGAACAACTGATGCTGCGGGCGCTCGATGGCGAGCCGGGCATGCTGAAGGCGTGGATGCGCGTGGGGGGGAAGCAGACTCTGCAGAGCTTTGGCATAACGCCGCCTGATCCGGATGAGGATGTGGACATCGCGGGCTATACCGCGATGCTCAATCGTTCCTTTCCGCGTCCCTGGATCGACTGGCTGCGCGCCTTGCCGTTGCGCGCGCGGTCAGGCGATTACTTTTTCTGCCATGCGGGCGTGCGGCCCGGCGTGGCGCTCAACCGCCAGACTGCCACCGACCTCCTCTGGATCAGGGGAGAATTTCTGTCCGATCTCGGCGATCACGGTGCGGTGATCGTGCACGGTCACAGCGTTCATACCGAACCCGAGGTACGGCACAACCGGATCGGCATCGATACCGGCGCCTATCGCACGGGCATCCTTTCCGCGGTCTATCTGGAAGGGACGCAGCGGGGCATCATTACGACGGATTCGCTCATCAGAGCAGCTTGA
- a CDS encoding Rap1a/Tai family immunity protein, producing MSLIASLTLLAAAGTGRLGFLTAGELADRCNDSAPTGITYCFAYVTAVYDTMRAYEIWLGEREFCVPGTISQSELRRKFVDYVAAHPDSRAGLAASGVAIALKEGYKCVVGLDENAKVDGLPGLKLVPPPAAPASLPPPRPSPASPSSPPPASTVPAPATP from the coding sequence GTGTCCTTGATCGCTTCGCTAACCCTGCTTGCGGCCGCCGGTACGGGACGCCTGGGTTTCCTCACGGCGGGCGAACTCGCGGATCGCTGCAATGACAGCGCGCCGACCGGCATCACCTATTGCTTCGCCTATGTCACGGCGGTCTACGATACGATGCGCGCCTATGAAATCTGGTTGGGCGAGCGCGAGTTTTGCGTGCCTGGCACGATTTCGCAGAGCGAGTTGCGGCGCAAGTTCGTCGATTACGTGGCAGCGCATCCGGACAGTCGCGCGGGGCTTGCCGCTTCGGGCGTCGCCATCGCGCTGAAGGAAGGTTACAAGTGCGTCGTGGGGCTTGATGAGAATGCCAAGGTGGACGGATTGCCAGGCTTGAAGCTGGTGCCGCCACCCGCCGCACCGGCATCATTGCCCCCGCCGCGTCCGTCGCCGGCCTCTCCTTCGTCGCCACCGCCTGCATCGACGGTTCCCGCGCCGGCCACACCCTGA